The DNA segment CTGCGGCGTGACTTCCAGCTTCAGGTTGGCCTTGCGGAACTGCACCGAGGTGGCGCCACTGGAGGTGGCGGCCTGGTAGGGCAACTCCGTGCCTTGCTCGATCAGCGCCTTGATATTGTTGGCGGTGACCACGCGCGGGCTGGAGATGATCTTGCCCCGCCCGTCCGCTTCCAGCGCGGACAGCTCGAGCGCCAGGAAACGGCCGGCCGTGTTGCTGAACAGGCTGACCGCGACCGAGCCCGGGTTGACGCCGTTGATCGCCGCCGCCGGCAGGCTCAGCGCCGGGCCGTTGTCCCAGGTTGCGTTCTGCGTCACCGGGCTGACCACATTGGTGTAGGTGTTGCCGTAGCCGGCACCTGCCGTCTTGGAGGCAAAACCCAGCCTGACGCCCAAGTTGCGGCTAAAGGTATCGTTGGCCTCGACGATGCGCGCCTCGATGATGACCTGGCGCACCGGGATGTCGATCTTGCCGAGGAAACTCTGCACCTCTTCGAGCTTGGTCGCGATATCGGACACGAACAGCTGGTTGGTACGGGGATCGGCCGTCAGCGAGCCGCGCTTGGACAGCATGCGGGTGTTACTGGCAGCCACACCGCCTATGCCGACCGCCCCGACTGCGCCCACGCTGCCCAACGCGCCCGCGCCGCCGACGCCGCCTGCACCCGCCGCGGCCAGCCCGAGCAGCATGCGCCGCACGTCTTCGGCACGCTGGTAGTTGAGCTGGAACACCTGGCTGCGGATCGGCTCGAGGTCATTGATCTGCTGCTGCGACTCGAGTTCGAGCTTTTCCTTGGTGGCCAGCTCGGCCTTTGGCGCCACCCACAGCACATTGCCGTTGCGGCGCGAGGCCAGTCCCTTGGCATCGAGCACGATCTGCAGCGCCTGGTCCCAGGGCACATCCTTCAGGCGCAGGGTCAGGTTGCCCTGCACACTTTCGCTGGTGATGATGTTGAGATTGGTGAAATCGGCAAACACCTGCAGCAGCGAGCGGATATCGATGTTCTGGAAGTTCAGCGAGAGCCGCTCGCCGCGAAAGCCTGCCCCGCTGATCAGCTTGGCCGGATCTTCCTTGACCGGGCGCACCTCCACCACGAACTGCGTATCGGTCTGGTAGGAGCTGTACTCCCAGTTGCCGCGCGGCTCGATGGTGAGGCGGGTGCTGCCGTTGTTGTCGCTCGCGCGCATGCCCTGCACCGGAGTGCCGAAATCCGTCACGTCAAAGCGCCTGCGCATGCCGTCGGGCAGCGATGTGTTGAGGAAATCGACCACCACGTTCTGGCCCTGCTGCGCGATATTGATGCCGGAGTCGCGCGAGGAAAGATCCACCACGATGCGGCCAGCGCCATCCTGGCCACGGCGGAAATCGATATTGCGCACGGTCGGCCGCATCGCCGGCACTGCTGGCGCCTGCGCCGAGCTGGGGGCGAACGTCGGCACCGCCGCGCGGGCAGTCGGGGCGACATTATCGAGCAGCACCACGAACAGGTTGCCGCGCACCTCGGTGCGGTAGCTGGCCACGCGGGTCAGGTCAAGGATCACACGGGTGCGATCGCCTATCTGGACCACGTTGGCGCTCTTGAGCAACTTGCCGCCGAAGTCATATTGCGCCCGCCCGGCCGCGAAGCCGGTATCGAGAAAGTCGATGGCGAGCTTGGGCGGATTCTGCGTGGTGAAGTCGGCCGGTTTTTGCGCCGGCGGCCCCTGCATCTCGACCGTGAACACGGTCTGCTCGCCCACCGTGGAGGCGTCGACGCGCTTGATGGCATTGCCCGGCGTCGGCTGCGCCAGTGCAGCCGGCGCGGCCAATACCAGCGTCATCATTGCGGCGCCCGCAAGCGCCCGGTACCAGCGACCCATGATCATGCCGACCCCTCCAGCTTCAGGCTGGTCATTTTCTCTTTCCACTCGGCTACCCCTTCCCGGACCAATTCGCGCAACACGATCTCCTGATCGTTGATGCGGACCACCCGGCCGTAATTCTGGCCGAGATACTGCCCCACCTTGACGTGGTGGATCTTGTTATCTACCTGCACGACGCCGTAGGTCTCGCCGCTCTTCTTCATGGCGCCCAGCATCTTGAAGTTCTCCAGCGGGAAATCCTCCAGCGGCTCGCGCCGCCGGCCGGATTCCGGCGACTCGGACAGGACCCGGTTCAGGTCGCCGATCTTGTTCTGGGCAAAGGGCTCGGGCGCGCTGCGGCCCGCGTAGTCGCGCGGCACGTAAGGTTTGGGCTCGGGCAGCGGCGCCGGCGGCGGCGCCTTGGCGGCCTGGGCTTGCGCCATCCATTGGCGCAGGCCGTCTTCCTCGCTGCCCCCGCAGGCTGCCAACAGCGCAGCGCCGATCAGCGCGCAAGCGCAGGCACGCAGGCGCGAAGCCTGGATCGCTGGCATCATTTCTTTGCTCCCGCAGCCGTCTTGGCCGCCGCGGCTTCCGCCTTGCGCTGCGCCGCCTGTTCGTCAGGGTCCAGCGCGCGGTAGGCCATGGCCGTGGCTTCCATCGTCAGCCCGCCATCCTTGCCGGTGGTGAACTGCAGCCCCTGCATCGAGACGATGCGCGAGAGCGCAGCAACATCGGCATTGAACTGGGCCACGTCGTGGTAGCGGCCGGTGACCTTCAGGTTGACCGGGATCTCGGCAAAGTACGGCTTGATCACGGCGGCTTGCGGCTTGAACAACTCGAACTGCAGGCCGCGCGCCACGCCAGCGTGATTGACGTCGGCCAGCAGCGCGTCCATCTCGGTCTTATTGGGCAACTGGCGCTCGACCAGCGCCACGCGCTGCTCCACTTCCGCCTTTTGCTTGCGAAGCGCATCCAGGTTGGCCACCTGCGCCACCTTGCT comes from the Cupriavidus basilensis genome and includes:
- the pilQ gene encoding type IV pilus secretin PilQ, whose amino-acid sequence is MIMGRWYRALAGAAMMTLVLAAPAALAQPTPGNAIKRVDASTVGEQTVFTVEMQGPPAQKPADFTTQNPPKLAIDFLDTGFAAGRAQYDFGGKLLKSANVVQIGDRTRVILDLTRVASYRTEVRGNLFVVLLDNVAPTARAAVPTFAPSSAQAPAVPAMRPTVRNIDFRRGQDGAGRIVVDLSSRDSGINIAQQGQNVVVDFLNTSLPDGMRRRFDVTDFGTPVQGMRASDNNGSTRLTIEPRGNWEYSSYQTDTQFVVEVRPVKEDPAKLISGAGFRGERLSLNFQNIDIRSLLQVFADFTNLNIITSESVQGNLTLRLKDVPWDQALQIVLDAKGLASRRNGNVLWVAPKAELATKEKLELESQQQINDLEPIRSQVFQLNYQRAEDVRRMLLGLAAAGAGGVGGAGALGSVGAVGAVGIGGVAASNTRMLSKRGSLTADPRTNQLFVSDIATKLEEVQSFLGKIDIPVRQVIIEARIVEANDTFSRNLGVRLGFASKTAGAGYGNTYTNVVSPVTQNATWDNGPALSLPAAAINGVNPGSVAVSLFSNTAGRFLALELSALEADGRGKIISSPRVVTANNIKALIEQGTELPYQAATSSGATSVQFRKANLKLEVTPQITPEGNVLLDVDVNKDSVGIQTTSGFAIDTKHVQTQVLVENGGTVVIGGIYSQTESTNVNKVPLLGDIPILGNLFKDNAKVNNRTELLVFLTPRVLNDSVSLK
- a CDS encoding pilus assembly protein PilP; amino-acid sequence: MPAIQASRLRACACALIGAALLAACGGSEEDGLRQWMAQAQAAKAPPPAPLPEPKPYVPRDYAGRSAPEPFAQNKIGDLNRVLSESPESGRRREPLEDFPLENFKMLGAMKKSGETYGVVQVDNKIHHVKVGQYLGQNYGRVVRINDQEIVLRELVREGVAEWKEKMTSLKLEGSA
- a CDS encoding type 4a pilus biogenesis protein PilO, whose protein sequence is MALNSEISLATLNDLTAQFRGLNLNEPETWPTAPRVLFAVLAAVLVLLLGWQFYWSGKLEDLDRRHAEQDTLKQSYLSKVAQVANLDALRKQKAEVEQRVALVERQLPNKTEMDALLADVNHAGVARGLQFELFKPQAAVIKPYFAEIPVNLKVTGRYHDVAQFNADVAALSRIVSMQGLQFTTGKDGGLTMEATAMAYRALDPDEQAAQRKAEAAAAKTAAGAKK